The Armatimonadota bacterium genome has a window encoding:
- a CDS encoding LysM domain-containing protein has translation MEEKPEKNIKRRIWIERAFLISIIIIIAGWAASQHFGGKPCTICVDGKAIVTVESAAAAKALLNQLRTPSDVKVRHTRFDKIVTVRPARQNAEVVPIPEAAGMLENLLSVRAEAFAISVNEEPIVALVKEEDALKTLEIVKKRFASKVDNLSEEPTFKENVGIERKYVEISKICPTPEKAADILVSITDEPIYHVVKAGDRAVFIAQQYEVSLTDLKKLNPNINLDALVEGDRLLIKPPKPPVTVITKSLITKVTEVTAPSELRYRTGTKTGKRVTKTVITFENGKPINSEVISQVTVWNKPAPPQ, from the coding sequence ATGGAGGAAAAGCCCGAAAAAAACATTAAGCGCAGGATATGGATTGAACGTGCTTTCTTAATTTCAATAATTATCATAATTGCTGGATGGGCGGCTTCTCAACACTTCGGCGGGAAGCCATGCACAATCTGTGTTGATGGCAAGGCAATCGTTACTGTGGAATCAGCCGCCGCCGCAAAAGCCTTGCTTAACCAGTTGAGAACCCCAAGTGACGTAAAAGTTCGACACACCAGGTTCGATAAAATTGTCACGGTACGACCTGCTCGGCAAAACGCAGAAGTTGTTCCCATCCCCGAAGCCGCCGGAATGCTTGAAAACCTACTATCAGTTAGAGCTGAAGCATTTGCTATTTCAGTAAATGAAGAACCAATTGTTGCGCTCGTCAAAGAAGAAGACGCCCTAAAGACCCTTGAGATTGTAAAGAAACGTTTCGCAAGCAAAGTTGACAATCTTAGTGAGGAACCCACGTTCAAAGAAAACGTAGGCATCGAGCGCAAATATGTAGAAATCAGCAAAATCTGCCCTACCCCAGAAAAAGCTGCCGATATTCTTGTGTCAATCACCGACGAGCCAATTTATCATGTCGTAAAAGCTGGCGACCGCGCTGTATTCATCGCTCAACAGTATGAAGTTTCGCTAACCGATCTCAAAAAACTCAACCCAAACATTAATCTAGATGCTTTGGTTGAGGGAGATAGACTGCTAATAAAGCCTCCTAAGCCACCGGTTACGGTAATAACCAAAAGCTTAATCACAAAGGTAACAGAAGTAACAGCGCCTTCAGAACTCAGATATCGAACTGGCACCAAAACTGGAAAGCGTGTAACAAAAACAGTGATAACTTTTGAGAATGGTAAACCTATCAATTCCGAGGTCATCAGTCAAGTAACAGTTTGGAACAAACCAGCCCCGCCCCAATGA
- a CDS encoding polysaccharide deacetylase family protein, which yields MRRTRKSCLPGCIKYTAGLLLLATVGFGAAYFLSQNRRELPKRFPTAPQHAPSTRTQPTAPAWEQTPSRHKPPKPSEAKQTAKAENPVSHPSVDSASKESEASTRKPPKPTITSKEQWNEVSHGSRTKPLIALTFDAGADSSPTHEILNVLAKHNLHCTFFLTGKWIERNPELTRRIATEGHEIGNHTYSHRSLPELSEGEIVNELARVDDLVTRLTGLSTKPLARVPYGSRDKRVLRILAENGYRSIYWDVDSWDAFKRGITANEICQRVLSHVQNGSIVLMHCGSKATAEALDSMIETLQSSGYQIVTVSELIGI from the coding sequence GTGCGCAGAACTCGCAAATCATGTTTGCCGGGCTGTATCAAATATACGGCAGGTCTACTACTGCTAGCAACGGTAGGATTTGGAGCGGCATATTTCCTATCGCAAAACAGGAGGGAACTTCCCAAACGGTTTCCCACAGCTCCTCAGCACGCCCCTTCGACAAGAACACAGCCAACTGCGCCTGCATGGGAGCAAACACCTTCTCGTCATAAGCCGCCTAAACCATCCGAGGCCAAACAAACAGCAAAAGCCGAAAATCCTGTCTCGCACCCAAGCGTTGATTCCGCTTCCAAAGAATCCGAGGCATCAACTAGGAAACCGCCTAAGCCAACGATTACCTCAAAGGAACAATGGAACGAGGTGTCTCATGGTAGCAGAACGAAACCTTTGATTGCTCTAACATTCGATGCTGGCGCAGATAGTAGCCCAACGCACGAAATCTTAAATGTTTTAGCTAAGCACAATTTGCACTGCACGTTCTTTCTCACAGGTAAATGGATTGAACGCAATCCGGAACTTACCCGACGAATTGCTACCGAAGGCCATGAAATCGGCAACCATACTTATTCACATCGAAGTTTACCCGAGCTTTCCGAAGGGGAAATAGTAAATGAATTGGCACGCGTTGACGACCTGGTGACTCGCCTAACAGGCCTCAGCACCAAACCACTCGCAAGGGTACCATACGGTTCTAGGGACAAGCGAGTATTGCGCATTCTTGCAGAAAACGGCTATCGCTCTATATACTGGGATGTGGACAGTTGGGACGCATTCAAACGCGGCATTACTGCCAACGAGATTTGCCAGCGCGTGCTCAGTCATGTTCAAAACGGCTCGATTGTTCTTATGCACTGCGGCAGTAAGGCAACAGCAGAAGCCCTAGATTCCATGATTGAAACGTTGCAGTCATCTGGATATCAAATTGTTACTGTAAGCGAATTAATTGGTATTTGA
- a CDS encoding S41 family peptidase: MKKAFYFVLIIILICTSFLCGFTYTDFSRNPSIPNLVALLEQAPSRLLLGIRAELESSKADVECTDAYWQIYSYISNNYFGKTPDPKKLTYSAIRGMLAALGDRYTRFLDPEQNKEMQSENRGDFEGIGAELDVKDGYVFIKNPLPNSPAKNAGLKKNDVILKVDDTLIHGMDIDEVVKRIRGPRGTKVRITIKREGVPEPMEFEITRQVIISPMVEVEMKDDESKIGYIALRQFNEKSDEQFDQALTKLEADKVQALILDLRNNPGGLLDVAVDIGSRFIDNGDIVIIQNKGGERTSLRVNPNQHNHKRYPLVVLINEMSASASEIVAGAIQDHKAGKLVGVPTFGKGLVQQIFNLEDGSAVAISTAKYLTPLGRDVDKQKIKPDVIVEPTDEDIKAENDVQLKKAIEILKAELQSNFKNTTARDHRKS, encoded by the coding sequence ATGAAAAAAGCGTTTTATTTTGTATTAATTATAATATTGATTTGCACCTCGTTTCTATGTGGTTTCACCTACACAGATTTCTCTCGAAACCCAAGCATACCGAATTTAGTAGCCTTACTCGAGCAAGCGCCCTCCAGACTGCTCCTAGGCATAAGAGCTGAACTTGAGTCTAGCAAGGCAGATGTGGAGTGTACGGATGCTTACTGGCAAATTTACTCTTACATAAGCAACAATTATTTTGGCAAAACCCCCGACCCAAAAAAACTCACCTACAGCGCGATTCGCGGAATGCTTGCTGCGCTTGGCGACAGATATACTCGCTTCTTAGATCCTGAACAAAATAAGGAAATGCAAAGCGAGAATCGCGGTGATTTCGAGGGAATCGGCGCCGAGCTTGATGTCAAAGATGGTTATGTATTCATAAAAAATCCCTTGCCTAACAGCCCAGCAAAAAATGCGGGACTGAAGAAGAATGATGTCATCCTAAAAGTAGACGATACGCTAATCCACGGCATGGATATTGACGAGGTAGTCAAGCGAATTCGTGGGCCTCGTGGTACAAAGGTAAGAATTACCATCAAGCGCGAAGGCGTTCCAGAGCCAATGGAATTCGAGATAACCCGTCAGGTGATTATATCACCTATGGTTGAAGTCGAAATGAAGGACGACGAAAGCAAAATCGGCTACATTGCCCTTCGCCAATTCAACGAAAAAAGCGACGAACAGTTTGACCAAGCGCTTACAAAGCTAGAGGCTGATAAGGTGCAAGCCCTTATACTTGATCTCCGAAACAACCCTGGGGGCTTACTAGACGTCGCTGTTGATATAGGCAGTCGCTTTATTGATAACGGTGATATCGTCATCATTCAAAACAAAGGTGGCGAGAGAACATCTTTAAGGGTAAATCCTAATCAACACAACCACAAGAGGTATCCACTAGTTGTACTAATAAATGAAATGAGCGCAAGCGCATCTGAAATTGTGGCAGGCGCAATTCAAGACCATAAGGCCGGCAAGTTAGTAGGCGTTCCAACATTCGGCAAAGGCTTGGTTCAACAAATTTTCAATCTTGAGGATGGCTCAGCGGTGGCAATCAGCACTGCAAAATACTTAACACCTCTTGGCCGCGATGTTGATAAGCAAAAGATAAAGCCGGATGTAATCGTAGAACCAACCGACGAAGACATAAAAGCAGAAAACGACGTACAGCTTAAGAAAGCCATTGAAATTCTGAAAGCAGAACTCCAGTCGAACTTTAAAAACACAACAGCTCGGGACCATAGAAAGAGCTGA